Proteins encoded in a region of the Isosphaeraceae bacterium EP7 genome:
- a CDS encoding PEP-CTERM sorting domain-containing protein, translating into MVLARMPIAAAALLLAAMAGTPARGESFSGTIEGQVSIDVSYAGSVEIDPSEYQSYSYVGKGSLSFSFELQLPVNPDFGSFAYNFSFSIAEVGLSPTPDALILAYDGSAYGSVGNYVGGSSNFESKGFHQDYSVSLADKSGLFFGTGSTVPGMTASASAYVSNDVGPISGTIIRQIRASFTGSVAPAPVPVPEPSGLVLMGIAGLCGLVATAKHHRRALA; encoded by the coding sequence ATGGTTCTCGCAAGAATGCCGATCGCGGCCGCGGCGCTCCTCCTGGCGGCGATGGCGGGAACCCCTGCGAGGGGGGAGTCTTTCAGTGGCACGATCGAAGGCCAGGTCAGCATCGACGTAAGCTATGCGGGATCAGTCGAGATCGACCCCTCCGAATATCAGTCTTATAGCTATGTCGGCAAAGGTTCCCTCTCTTTCAGCTTCGAACTTCAGCTCCCCGTCAACCCGGACTTCGGATCGTTCGCCTATAACTTTAGCTTCTCCATTGCTGAAGTTGGCTTAAGTCCCACGCCAGACGCCTTGATCCTCGCCTACGATGGTTCCGCCTATGGTTCCGTCGGGAATTACGTGGGAGGGTCGTCGAATTTCGAGTCCAAGGGTTTCCATCAAGACTACTCCGTCTCACTGGCGGATAAGTCGGGCCTGTTCTTCGGGACCGGCTCCACGGTGCCTGGGATGACAGCCTCCGCATCGGCGTATGTGTCGAATGACGTTGGACCCATATCAGGGACGATCATCCGTCAGATTCGGGCCTCGTTCACGGGCAGCGTCGCGCCTGCTCCCGTGCCGGTTCCCGAGCCCTCGGGACTCGTGCTGATGGGGATCGCTGGGCTCTGCGGCCTGGTCGCCACGGCGAAGCATCACCGGCGGGCTTTGGCCTGA